The following proteins are encoded in a genomic region of Phragmites australis chromosome 9, lpPhrAust1.1, whole genome shotgun sequence:
- the LOC133927982 gene encoding uncharacterized protein LOC133927982 → MSPPDTLPVDEFTAGAVNSDWTAATAAAPLVNISTASSSSTIQLVNIRQHVPLTLDLQHSNYMQWSTFFLIVFRKFGLTNHVSVDSKGHHDVEERVQIDTTIISWVYTTISAKILDIIIQPNDTAYAIWHKVEDLFQDNEMTRHYNRINLPCRPISTDYDRTRTDEVSVPIHNFSRSINDRAGLNRH, encoded by the coding sequence ATGAGTCCACCTGACACACTTCCTGTTGACGAATTCACCGCTGGAGCCGTCAACTCCGACTGGACGGCAGCCACTGCCGCCGCTCCACTGGTCAATATTTCAACAGCCAGCTCCTCGTCCACGATCCAACTCGTCAACATCCGGCAACACGTGCCGCTCACTTTGGATCTGCAGCACTCGAACTACATGCAGTGGAGCACCTTCTTCCTCATCGTCTTCCGCAAGTTTGGCCTCACCAACCACGTTTCCGTCGACTCCAAAGGACACCACGACGTCGAGGAGCGGGTTCAGATCGACACCACCATCATCTCTTGGGTCTACACGACCATCTCAGCGAAGATCCTGGACATCATCATCCAGCCAAACGACACAGCTTATGCCATTTGGCACAAAGTGGAGGACCTGTTCCAAGACAACGAGATGACGCGTCACTACAATAGAATCAATCTTCCGTGTCGTCCCATCAGCACCGATTATGATAGAACCAggactgatgaagtatcagtaccgattcatAACTTTTCACGCTCAATCAATGATCGAGCTgggttgaaccggcactaa